AAATTTAAGACAGAAGGAGATTTAAGACAGGCGCAGAGAAAAGGTCTGTTTAAAAGACAGGTTAACACTTACTAATTGTTTTATATCCACTGATCGCAATATGTATATGATGGAGCTGTATGCACACCAGGAATTTAATACTCCCTTCGGTTACTCTGGAAAATATTCCTTTCTTATGGGCAAAAAATGATATCCTGATATTTTTTATTGATATGAATTCTTACGATTCACCGGGTACGGAATTTCTGGATAATCACGAAAAAGAAAACCTGGAAAAACTCCAAACACTGTATTTTAAAAAAAGATTTATTGTCTCCAGGACAGTATTGAAACATATCCTGTGCTGTCTTCTTAATAAGGAGTCTTCCCTGGATATCTCTACTTATAAAGATAGGCATGGAGAAGTCCGTATATTCAACCACGATGATCTGCACATCTGCATTTCTTACTCTGAAAACATTGCAGCTATTGCAATATCAAGAGTTAAGATTGGAATTGACATTGAAATTAAAAGGCCGTTTGAACTGAAAAAAACTTTAAAATACCTTCACAATACCCCTTTTTATTCCGGCAAGCCTGTAGATGATGTGGGCATTCTAAAGGCATGGACTTTGAAAGAGGCGTATTGTAAATATTCTAATATAGATATGCTTTCCTCTCTAAATAAGAAGCCTGGCCTCGATAATGTTTCTTATTTTAACTTTTTACTGAACGGTAAATATATCTTGTCTATTGTTACTGAAATGGGCCAGCACATTTTTAATCTAAGCTATCTTGATCTAAGCTATCTTGATCTAAGCTATCTTGATCTAAGCTGTCTTGAGAAAATAAATTCTTATCAAGGCGAAGCTGTCTGGAAAACCACTGAAAATCTATCAAAACAGGAATAAGTATTTGAAGAATCATTCGCAGGAAATTCATCTTTAAATAAGGAGGATATTATCAACC
This window of the Methanosarcina mazei S-6 genome carries:
- a CDS encoding 4'-phosphopantetheinyl transferase family protein translates to MNSYDSPGTEFLDNHEKENLEKLQTLYFKKRFIVSRTVLKHILCCLLNKESSLDISTYKDRHGEVRIFNHDDLHICISYSENIAAIAISRVKIGIDIEIKRPFELKKTLKYLHNTPFYSGKPVDDVGILKAWTLKEAYCKYSNIDMLSSLNKKPGLDNVSYFNFLLNGKYILSIVTEMGQHIFNLSYLDLSYLDLSYLDLSCLEKINSYQGEAVWKTTENLSKQE